Proteins encoded by one window of Dreissena polymorpha isolate Duluth1 chromosome 11, UMN_Dpol_1.0, whole genome shotgun sequence:
- the LOC127851920 gene encoding E3 ubiquitin-protein ligase TRIM33-like, whose product MTASLDSGLNSSDLVKDYFCGGCESRQIYESADYFCATCTRFFCRKCINPHDKPYANHSKYEGGDTNKWPLTKTMEDLLLKCDVHKDEKLRMFCQDHSKLCCTDCAFLCHRQCTNMALISESAKNLTMDMQQLSNNLQTIVGELNKFKSKQEASIQSVEVSCNEKLQEIKDLRKTLNTASDALENTTLKELDEIWTTMLTSLKKDVNNCIKLEDDL is encoded by the exons ATGACGGCATCTCTCGATTCAGGTCTCAACAGTTCAGATTTAGTGAAGGACTATTTTTGTGGAGGTTGCGAAAGCAGACAAATTTATGAAAGTGCTGATTATTTTTGTGCAACATGTACGAGGTTTTTCTGCAGAAAATGCATTAATCCTCATGATAAACCATACGCAAACCATTCCAAATATGAGGGAGGAGACACAAACAAATGGCCACTAACAAAGACAATGGAGGATTTACTTCTGAAATGTGATGTTCACAAGGACGAGAAACTGAGGATGTTTTGTCAGGACCACAGTAAGCTGTGTTGCACTGATTGTGCTTTTTTGTGTCACAG ACAGTGCACAAACATGGCTTTAATTTCTGAGTCAGCCAAAAACCTGACAATGGATATGCAACAGTTGTCGAACAATCTTCAAACTATTGTTGGTGAACTAAATAAGTTTAAGAGTAAACaagaggccagcattcagtcCGTTGAGGTATCATGTAAtgaaaaactgcaagaaatcaAAGACCTTCGAAAGACATTAAATACTGCTTCGGATGCACTAGAAAATACAACAttgaaagaattggatgaaattTGGACCACAATGCTAACCTCTCTCAAGAAAGATGTTAACAACTGCATCAAACTGGAGGATGATTTATAA